A section of the Dendrosporobacter quercicolus genome encodes:
- the pfkB gene encoding 1-phosphofructokinase, which produces MKPYVVTVTLNPAIDKTIAVESLTVGGVNRVKSIRLDSGGKGINVAKVLQQFAVEVTATGFIGGAQGQLLRQYLAAEQIGVDFLEIPGETRTNLKIVDDSTSVTTEVNEAGFTVAESELERLKEKLAGLLEGVSFLVLSGSLPPCASHSIYRELIEMARSKGVKAILDADGEALQEGVKAAPFAIKPNIHELEKLLGRPLSDTAAILQAASSILAKGVSLMIVSMGAKGAVIVDQTQAFWAKTGTILPGSTVGAGDSMVAALVYAWRQRFSMAQIAQWVTAAGTVTASKAGTQVCSLAEVKAFMDQVRIEPLHRLP; this is translated from the coding sequence ATGAAGCCATATGTCGTTACGGTTACGCTGAATCCGGCGATCGATAAAACGATAGCAGTTGAAAGCCTGACCGTTGGGGGAGTAAACCGCGTAAAAAGTATCCGCCTGGATTCCGGCGGGAAGGGAATCAATGTCGCCAAAGTTCTGCAGCAATTTGCCGTTGAGGTTACAGCGACCGGATTCATAGGCGGGGCGCAGGGGCAGCTTTTGCGTCAGTACCTGGCTGCTGAGCAAATTGGCGTTGATTTTTTGGAAATACCGGGTGAAACCAGAACAAATCTTAAAATTGTTGATGATAGCACCAGCGTTACGACTGAAGTCAATGAGGCCGGTTTTACAGTGGCGGAGTCCGAGCTTGAACGGTTAAAAGAAAAGCTGGCCGGTTTGCTGGAGGGGGTTTCATTTCTGGTATTAAGCGGCAGCCTGCCGCCCTGCGCCAGTCACAGCATTTACCGGGAATTGATCGAAATGGCCCGCAGTAAAGGCGTGAAAGCCATTCTCGACGCTGATGGTGAAGCTTTGCAGGAGGGGGTTAAGGCTGCGCCGTTTGCCATTAAGCCCAATATTCACGAACTGGAAAAACTGCTTGGCCGGCCGCTGTCCGATACTGCTGCTATTTTGCAGGCAGCCAGCTCAATTCTGGCAAAAGGCGTAAGCTTGATGATTGTTTCAATGGGCGCTAAAGGGGCTGTCATTGTTGATCAAACGCAGGCTTTTTGGGCCAAAACGGGCACTATCCTGCCGGGAAGCACGGTTGGCGCCGGCGATTCGATGGTGGCGGCGCTGGTGTATGCCTGGAGGCAGCGGTTTTCAATGGCGCAAATCGCGCAGTGGGTAACTGCTGCGGGGACGGTTACCGCGTCCAAGGCCGGAACGCAGGTTTGTTCACTGGCCGAAGTAAAAGCCTTCATGGATCAGGTTCGTATTGAACCGCTTCACAGGCTGCCATAG
- a CDS encoding PTS fructose transporter subunit IIC, with protein sequence MKRILAVTACPTGIAHTYMAAEALQQAAAEKQIAFKVETRGAIGLENELTAGEIAEAHAIIIAADTDVAEQRFDGKPVVKVGAAEAIKNPEVLLARALAMTPAAPAAPAAVPRPAGREKKTGPYQHLMTGVSYMLPLVVAGGLLIALSFVFGIEAFKEQGTMAAALMDIGGGAAFALMVPVLAGFISFSIAEKPGLAPGLIGGMLAANLGAGFIGGIFAGFLAGYVVRWMKKVIKLPKHLAGLTSILIIPLFASAFVGVAMIYVIGGPVSALMKGLSGWLTSLGTGNALLLGFLLGAMMAFDMGGPVNKAAYTFGVGLLGSNIYGPMAAVMAGGMTPVLGLWLATVLRPKQFTAEELEAGKAAGVLGLSFITEGAIPFAAADPFRIIPALVIGSGIAGALSMAFEVSLRTPHGGLFVLLIPNAVSQWPMYLLAIIAGTAVTAVLVSLLKRKKAVA encoded by the coding sequence ATGAAAAGGATTTTAGCCGTCACAGCATGCCCTACCGGTATTGCCCATACCTATATGGCTGCGGAAGCTTTGCAACAAGCGGCGGCGGAAAAACAAATTGCGTTTAAAGTAGAAACCCGCGGCGCAATCGGCCTGGAGAACGAATTAACTGCCGGTGAAATTGCTGAGGCCCATGCCATTATTATTGCCGCCGATACCGACGTGGCTGAGCAGCGATTCGACGGAAAACCGGTGGTGAAAGTTGGCGCAGCCGAGGCAATCAAAAATCCCGAGGTCCTGCTTGCGCGGGCGCTGGCAATGACGCCGGCCGCGCCGGCTGCACCAGCCGCCGTACCCCGGCCGGCCGGCCGGGAGAAAAAGACGGGTCCGTATCAGCACCTGATGACCGGGGTTTCGTATATGCTGCCGCTGGTTGTTGCCGGCGGGCTGCTGATTGCCCTGTCGTTTGTGTTCGGGATTGAGGCGTTTAAGGAACAGGGAACAATGGCGGCGGCTTTGATGGACATTGGCGGCGGGGCGGCATTTGCCCTGATGGTGCCGGTCCTGGCGGGCTTTATTTCTTTTTCAATAGCGGAAAAACCGGGCCTGGCGCCGGGCCTTATCGGCGGAATGCTGGCGGCTAATCTTGGGGCGGGCTTTATCGGCGGGATTTTCGCCGGATTTTTGGCCGGTTATGTCGTACGCTGGATGAAAAAGGTCATTAAGCTTCCCAAGCATCTGGCCGGTCTGACTTCAATTTTAATTATTCCGCTGTTTGCCAGCGCCTTTGTCGGCGTGGCGATGATTTATGTTATTGGCGGACCGGTCAGCGCCCTGATGAAAGGGCTTAGCGGCTGGCTGACTTCGCTCGGCACCGGCAATGCCCTGCTGCTGGGCTTTCTCCTGGGGGCCATGATGGCCTTTGATATGGGCGGCCCGGTCAATAAAGCGGCCTATACTTTTGGCGTGGGACTGCTGGGCAGCAATATATATGGACCAATGGCAGCCGTAATGGCGGGTGGAATGACGCCTGTTCTGGGCTTATGGCTGGCAACCGTTTTGCGGCCCAAGCAGTTTACGGCGGAGGAACTGGAAGCCGGCAAGGCCGCAGGCGTACTGGGACTGTCCTTTATCACCGAGGGCGCTATTCCTTTTGCCGCAGCCGATCCTTTCCGGATCATCCCGGCGCTGGTCATTGGCTCGGGTATAGCCGGGGCTTTATCCATGGCGTTTGAGGTTAGTCTGCGTACCCCGCACGGCGGCTTGTTTGTGTTGTTAATTCCCAACGCGGTCAGCCAATGGCCGATGTACCTGCTGGCCATCATCGCCGGTACGGCAGTCACTGCTGTTCTGGTCAGCCTGCTCAAACGGAAAAAAGCCGTTGCCTGA
- a CDS encoding PTS sugar transporter subunit IIA, whose protein sequence is MDISDIIHPRTSFFGLAVPDREACLQTLTDSMEEAGFVGNKTAYLAAVNAREEKGSTGIGFGVAIPHGKSSAVSTAGLAFARLAAPIEWNSLDGQPVQAVFLIGVPEKDTGHAHMKILIALSRKLIHKEFRDELLAVNSFTGLQQLLQTL, encoded by the coding sequence ATGGATATTTCTGACATCATTCATCCTCGCACTTCATTTTTCGGTTTGGCTGTACCCGACCGTGAAGCTTGTTTGCAGACTTTAACTGACAGCATGGAAGAAGCGGGTTTTGTTGGCAATAAAACCGCCTATTTAGCGGCGGTCAATGCCCGCGAGGAAAAAGGCTCAACCGGTATTGGCTTTGGGGTGGCCATTCCTCATGGCAAATCAAGTGCCGTATCTACCGCCGGGCTGGCTTTTGCCCGTCTGGCCGCGCCGATTGAATGGAATTCGCTGGATGGCCAGCCGGTACAGGCGGTATTTCTCATTGGCGTTCCGGAGAAGGATACCGGCCATGCGCACATGAAAATACTGATTGCTTTGTCCAGAAAGCTGATCCACAAGGAATTTCGGGATGAACTGCTGGCAGTCAACTCATTTACCGGGCTGCAGCAGCTGTTACAAACGCTTTAG
- a CDS encoding HPr family phosphocarrier protein, protein MIVEGILQNSSGFHIRPAQLFVEKANQFKASVTVRAGTGAAADGKSILGLMTLGLEFGARVVIETSGEDETAAAQSLLALMNSKFGEE, encoded by the coding sequence ATGATCGTAGAAGGAATTTTGCAGAATTCGAGCGGTTTTCATATCAGGCCGGCCCAGTTATTTGTGGAAAAAGCCAACCAATTCAAAGCAAGTGTTACGGTCAGGGCCGGAACAGGCGCGGCGGCCGACGGCAAAAGTATTTTGGGTTTAATGACCCTGGGGCTGGAGTTTGGCGCCAGAGTGGTGATTGAAACAAGCGGTGAGGATGAGACGGCGGCGGCGCAGTCCTTGCTCGCTTTGATGAACAGTAAATTTGGTGAAGAATGA
- the ptsP gene encoding phosphoenolpyruvate--protein phosphotransferase has product MMAGGKNSPEIRLSGIGVSEGIRIGKALLYGRQAALPLNDIAASEVEQEVAKLTAARERCLQEVSQLYQQARQLVGDQQAGVIQAQESFLNDPGFCPAMEKLIRTKLFSAAKAADQVINGTAAIFENMPNEYMRERAADIKDIGCRLLAVLAGGKATCLSELREKVILIAADLAPSDTLQLNKQYIQAFVTQKGGKTSHTAIFSKTIGIPAVIGVGDAIAAIADGDTVIVDGTAGLCIVQPSPDTLRSYQAAISRENEGNSVLQNFAGQPAVTVDGYRVEIGANIGTKADAQYALEQGAEGVGLLRTELIYMAADRWPDEEEQLAIYRDIIQAMDNKPVIIRTLDIGGDKALPYLQIPPEANPFLGYRAIRLCLDRQALFGVQLRAILRASAFGAVQIMFPMISCLDEWRQARSLVEEMKDQLRAEGQSFAEDIQVGMMIEVPSAAILARQFAQEVDFFSIGTNDLVQYTLAVDRMNEKVDYLYDHFHPAILALIGQVVQAAHAEGKSVGMCGGMAGDPQAAPLLLALGLDELSMSATAIRKVKFAISRLELESCRNLLADVLQLSTAGEIRMKVEQYLTRKDIR; this is encoded by the coding sequence ATGATGGCAGGCGGGAAAAACTCACCGGAAATCCGCTTGTCCGGCATTGGCGTTTCAGAAGGCATCCGGATTGGCAAAGCATTGCTGTATGGCCGTCAGGCAGCGCTGCCGCTTAACGATATTGCGGCAAGCGAGGTTGAGCAAGAGGTTGCTAAACTGACGGCAGCCAGGGAGCGTTGTCTGCAGGAGGTTTCGCAGCTGTATCAGCAGGCCCGGCAGTTGGTTGGCGATCAACAGGCCGGTGTCATTCAGGCGCAGGAGAGTTTCTTAAATGATCCTGGCTTTTGTCCCGCAATGGAGAAGCTGATCAGAACCAAATTATTCTCGGCTGCCAAAGCCGCCGACCAGGTAATCAATGGTACGGCGGCAATTTTTGAAAATATGCCCAATGAATACATGCGGGAACGGGCAGCCGATATTAAAGATATCGGCTGCAGGCTGCTGGCTGTCCTGGCGGGGGGAAAAGCCACCTGTCTTAGTGAACTGCGCGAGAAAGTGATTTTGATTGCCGCGGATTTGGCGCCAAGCGATACGCTTCAGCTGAATAAGCAGTATATTCAGGCTTTTGTTACGCAGAAAGGCGGCAAGACCTCACATACTGCGATTTTTTCCAAAACGATAGGCATTCCCGCCGTCATTGGCGTTGGTGATGCTATTGCCGCAATTGCGGACGGCGATACCGTCATTGTAGACGGTACTGCCGGACTTTGCATTGTTCAGCCTTCACCAGACACATTACGCAGTTATCAGGCCGCAATAAGCCGGGAAAATGAGGGAAACAGCGTATTACAGAACTTTGCCGGACAGCCGGCGGTTACTGTGGATGGATATCGGGTGGAGATCGGAGCGAATATCGGCACCAAAGCCGACGCGCAATACGCGCTGGAACAAGGTGCTGAGGGCGTTGGCCTGCTGCGGACGGAACTGATTTACATGGCCGCGGACCGTTGGCCTGATGAGGAGGAACAATTGGCAATTTACCGGGATATCATCCAGGCAATGGACAATAAACCGGTCATTATCAGAACGCTGGATATTGGCGGGGACAAAGCGCTGCCTTATCTGCAGATACCGCCCGAAGCCAATCCCTTTCTCGGTTACCGGGCCATCCGGCTGTGTCTTGACCGGCAAGCGCTGTTTGGCGTCCAGCTGCGGGCGATATTACGGGCCAGCGCTTTTGGCGCGGTGCAAATCATGTTTCCGATGATTTCCTGTCTGGATGAATGGCGTCAGGCCAGAAGCTTGGTGGAAGAAATGAAAGACCAGCTCAGGGCGGAAGGGCAGAGTTTTGCTGAAGACATCCAGGTTGGGATGATGATAGAGGTTCCTTCGGCGGCCATATTGGCCAGGCAATTTGCGCAAGAGGTTGATTTCTTTAGTATTGGTACGAATGATCTTGTGCAATATACACTGGCGGTTGACAGAATGAATGAGAAGGTCGATTATTTGTATGATCATTTCCATCCGGCGATTCTTGCGCTGATTGGGCAAGTGGTGCAGGCGGCCCATGCTGAAGGAAAATCTGTGGGCATGTGCGGCGGGATGGCGGGCGATCCTCAAGCGGCGCCGCTGCTGTTGGCGTTAGGCCTGGATGAGCTAAGCATGTCGGCCACGGCGATCCGGAAAGTAAAATTCGCCATTTCCCGGCTGGAATTAGAAAGCTGCAGGAATTTGCTGGCTGATGTACTGCAGCTGAGTACCGCCGGGGAAATCAGGATGAAAGTGGAGCAGTATCTGACCCGGAAGGACATACGGTAG
- a CDS encoding TolC family protein produces the protein MHLTLSGLKRGSAGICLFSLLSWGNMVGAAPVTLEQAVHIALENHLDIKIAANEEQQAEYALQSAKGSQGITLDAANTFYLKKVSHSATASGSDIVLSLPLYSGGKNEGTVKNAETAVDIAILNTKQTEQTVKLQTISAYLTVIEAHQTQAVAQETVDNYQLHLKNVKEQYSAGNIAKSDVLRSEVELADAGQTLLKATNASEVAVNNLRNLLRWKSAEPLELIEEFQCVPVAYGMAECVALAKAHRPDLAQYRLAVKSAEQSAAIAGADQKPVVSLVAATGWDSSILPEGGDLDTYIGVTTSWNLFDSGITRSNVKKARLAVVNARLELESQEDTVELAVKEYYLGLKEAEKRRETTQAAIHKAQEDYFIAAAQYRVGEGIILDVIDAQLALTTAQNNDIEAQYDYAIYRAKLENAMGMN, from the coding sequence TTGCATTTAACATTAAGCGGTCTGAAAAGAGGCAGCGCCGGTATTTGCCTATTCAGCCTGCTGTCCTGGGGAAATATGGTTGGCGCTGCTCCGGTTACCCTGGAACAGGCAGTACATATAGCTTTGGAAAATCATCTGGACATTAAGATAGCGGCCAATGAAGAACAACAGGCCGAGTATGCGCTGCAAAGCGCCAAAGGCAGCCAGGGAATTACGCTTGATGCCGCCAATACTTTTTATCTTAAAAAAGTCAGTCATTCCGCAACTGCGTCCGGCAGTGATATTGTTCTATCACTGCCGTTATACAGCGGCGGGAAGAATGAGGGGACGGTTAAAAATGCCGAAACAGCGGTCGATATTGCGATATTAAATACCAAACAGACTGAGCAAACGGTTAAATTGCAAACCATTTCCGCTTATTTGACTGTGATTGAAGCTCATCAGACGCAGGCTGTAGCCCAGGAGACAGTAGATAATTACCAGTTGCATTTGAAAAACGTCAAGGAGCAGTATAGCGCCGGCAATATTGCAAAATCGGATGTATTACGTTCCGAGGTTGAACTGGCGGATGCCGGACAGACTTTGCTAAAAGCTACGAATGCATCAGAAGTGGCAGTGAATAATTTGCGCAACCTGTTGCGCTGGAAAAGCGCCGAACCACTGGAACTGATTGAAGAATTCCAGTGTGTGCCGGTGGCGTATGGGATGGCGGAATGTGTAGCTTTGGCCAAAGCTCATCGTCCGGATTTGGCCCAATACCGTCTGGCCGTTAAGTCAGCCGAACAAAGTGCGGCGATTGCCGGCGCAGATCAAAAACCAGTTGTTTCGCTGGTGGCCGCAACTGGCTGGGACAGCAGTATTTTACCGGAGGGGGGCGACCTGGATACCTATATTGGCGTAACAACTTCCTGGAATTTGTTTGACAGCGGGATCACCAGGTCGAATGTTAAAAAAGCCCGGCTTGCCGTTGTCAATGCCCGGCTGGAGCTGGAATCGCAGGAAGATACGGTTGAACTTGCGGTTAAAGAATACTATTTAGGCCTGAAAGAGGCCGAAAAGCGGCGGGAAACAACTCAGGCCGCCATCCATAAGGCCCAGGAAGATTATTTTATCGCCGCGGCCCAATACCGGGTGGGCGAAGGGATTATTCTCGATGTCATTGATGCGCAGCTGGCTTTAACGACGGCCCAAAATAATGATATTGAAGCGCAGTATGATTATGCAATTTACCGGGCCAAGCTGGAAAATGCGATGGGAATGAATTAG
- a CDS encoding efflux RND transporter periplasmic adaptor subunit: protein MGIARKQLKCALGLAVLLAAAAGCWYYYVGITAQSPVSGEIVTAVRGKIISYVAATGTVKPVNAVDISSKVTALIKEMNVQENDVVKAGQVLAVLEDKTLETTLEKAQYEVHHTSAKYKRLQYLHSIGAKSDADLEDALLAYQTAMASYEAAKSDLNETVLVSPMDGVVLGEPVSVGTLVTAGVNDPTVVMMIGDISGKIVKVKVDETDIGKIAAGQQAVFTVDAYQNHPFTGRVLKIGQISTTTTSTSSTTTSSSSSSSSTSSSSSVVYYYVTLAVDDPENLLKAEMTARVKIKISEKDDALLIPLAALKTSTSGQYVTVLRNNGLSDNLPVTIGLTSSDKVEVTGGLQEGDKLVISYTKTKSQNSSSQKNNGPPPPI, encoded by the coding sequence ATGGGTATAGCAAGGAAGCAGCTGAAATGTGCTTTGGGACTGGCGGTTCTATTGGCGGCAGCCGCTGGCTGCTGGTATTACTATGTCGGCATAACGGCGCAATCGCCAGTCAGTGGGGAGATTGTAACGGCAGTCAGGGGCAAAATCATATCCTATGTAGCGGCTACCGGAACAGTCAAGCCGGTGAATGCTGTTGATATTTCATCAAAGGTTACGGCACTGATTAAGGAAATGAACGTGCAGGAAAACGATGTGGTAAAAGCCGGCCAGGTTTTGGCCGTCTTAGAGGATAAAACACTTGAGACGACACTGGAAAAAGCGCAGTATGAAGTGCATCATACGAGTGCTAAATATAAACGCCTGCAATACCTGCACTCCATTGGCGCCAAATCGGATGCTGACCTGGAAGACGCTCTGCTGGCGTATCAGACAGCGATGGCGAGCTATGAGGCGGCCAAGTCGGACTTAAATGAGACGGTATTGGTTTCGCCAATGGACGGGGTGGTCCTTGGTGAACCCGTATCGGTAGGGACGCTGGTGACAGCAGGCGTTAACGATCCTACCGTTGTCATGATGATTGGCGATATTTCCGGTAAAATAGTTAAAGTTAAAGTAGACGAAACGGATATTGGAAAAATTGCCGCCGGACAGCAGGCTGTATTCACGGTCGATGCTTATCAGAATCATCCTTTTACCGGCCGGGTGCTTAAAATTGGCCAGATTTCCACTACTACCACCAGCACTTCCTCCACAACGACTTCAAGCTCGTCGTCTTCGTCCTCCACTTCTTCCAGCAGCAGTGTTGTCTATTATTATGTAACTTTAGCGGTAGATGATCCGGAAAACCTTCTCAAGGCGGAAATGACGGCCAGAGTGAAAATAAAAATCAGCGAAAAGGATGATGCATTGTTAATTCCCCTGGCTGCTCTAAAAACGAGCACCAGCGGTCAGTATGTAACGGTCTTGCGTAACAATGGCCTGAGTGACAACCTTCCGGTGACAATTGGTCTGACCAGCAGTGATAAAGTAGAAGTCACCGGAGGCTTGCAGGAGGGGGACAAGCTGGTTATCTCTTATACCAAAACCAAGAGTCAAAATTCTTCGAGTCAAAAAAATAACGGTCCGCCACCGCCAATCTAG
- a CDS encoding ABC transporter ATP-binding protein, whose translation MGIVLNEVKKHYQMGGEMVAALDGISLEIKKGEFVAIMGPSGSGKSTMMNILGCLDRPSSGSYLLDGREVATLNDDQLAKTRNQRIGFVFQNFNLLSRVSAWDNVALPLVYAKVDGRERLDRAAAMLDSVGLNSRKNHLPNELSGGQRQRVAIARALINDPSIIMADEPTGNLDSRSSIEIMKLFSTLYQQGRTVILVTHEPDIAAYARRAITVRDGLIISDKVKELDDV comes from the coding sequence ATGGGAATTGTCTTAAATGAAGTCAAAAAGCACTATCAAATGGGCGGCGAAATGGTGGCGGCGCTGGACGGCATTTCCCTGGAAATCAAAAAGGGCGAATTTGTCGCCATCATGGGACCGTCCGGTTCAGGTAAATCAACAATGATGAATATTTTGGGCTGCCTGGACCGGCCAAGCAGCGGCTCCTATTTGCTTGACGGCCGGGAAGTCGCCACTTTAAATGATGACCAATTGGCAAAAACCCGCAATCAGCGGATTGGGTTTGTTTTTCAAAATTTCAACTTACTATCCAGGGTATCCGCCTGGGACAATGTGGCGCTGCCGCTGGTGTATGCCAAAGTAGACGGGAGAGAACGCCTGGACCGGGCTGCTGCCATGCTGGATTCGGTGGGGTTAAATTCGCGGAAAAATCACCTGCCCAATGAATTGTCAGGTGGTCAGCGCCAGCGGGTGGCAATTGCCAGAGCGTTGATTAACGATCCGAGTATCATCATGGCTGATGAGCCGACCGGAAATCTGGACAGCCGTTCGAGCATTGAAATTATGAAGCTATTTTCCACTTTATATCAACAGGGCCGGACGGTCATTCTGGTCACCCATGAGCCGGATATTGCCGCCTATGCCAGGCGGGCAATAACTGTGCGGGACGGGCTGATCATCAGCGATAAGGTAAAGGAGCTGGATGATGTTTAA
- a CDS encoding ABC transporter permease, whose product MFKESLAIALRALLTNKMRSVLTMLGMMIGVGAVIAMVSIGMGVREKVQNSIASLGSNMLIVAPGAASAQGVRSASGSSITLLPEDAEYIKETVAGIDYVVPAVSKQYQLIAGNQNWTTTVQGITPEYMAIRSLTVGSGSFVSAQDLTSRNRVAVLGATVAESLFGELNPTGQNVRIHNTPYQVIGVLDSKGQSSMGQDQDDIVMIPLTTAQERLIGITYLHSISIQVSRMENMDQVQEQVTSLLRQRHKIFGGKEDDFTVRNLTSIMAMAAETTGTITMLLGSIAAISLLVGGIGIMNIMMVSVTERTREIGIRKALGATYRDIMLQFLIESIVIGVLGGLGGIVLGIAAAYAIAIFGGLNTVISALSIVVSFGFSIAVGLFFGIYPARKAALLNPIDALRFE is encoded by the coding sequence ATGTTTAAAGAAAGCCTTGCCATTGCTTTGCGCGCTTTACTGACCAATAAAATGCGGTCTGTGCTAACTATGCTGGGGATGATGATTGGTGTGGGCGCTGTTATTGCCATGGTATCCATCGGCATGGGCGTTCGGGAAAAGGTGCAGAATTCCATCGCCAGTCTGGGCAGCAATATGTTGATTGTTGCTCCAGGCGCTGCGTCTGCGCAAGGAGTCCGCTCAGCCTCCGGCAGCAGCATTACGCTATTGCCGGAGGATGCCGAATATATCAAAGAAACAGTAGCAGGCATTGACTATGTAGTACCGGCAGTGAGCAAGCAATATCAGCTGATTGCCGGCAACCAAAACTGGACAACGACCGTTCAGGGCATTACTCCTGAATATATGGCGATTAGAAGTTTGACGGTGGGCAGCGGCAGTTTTGTGTCGGCGCAGGATTTAACTTCCCGGAACAGGGTAGCCGTTCTGGGGGCCACCGTTGCGGAAAGCTTATTTGGCGAACTGAATCCCACCGGTCAAAATGTGCGCATTCATAATACGCCGTATCAGGTCATTGGCGTTCTCGACAGCAAAGGTCAGTCGTCGATGGGGCAGGATCAGGATGATATTGTGATGATACCGTTAACCACAGCCCAGGAACGGCTGATCGGCATTACTTATCTCCACTCTATCAGTATTCAGGTATCCAGAATGGAGAATATGGATCAGGTACAGGAGCAGGTGACTTCTTTGCTGCGCCAGCGCCATAAGATTTTCGGCGGGAAAGAAGATGATTTTACTGTGCGCAATCTCACCAGCATTATGGCAATGGCAGCGGAAACGACAGGAACGATTACCATGCTGCTGGGCAGTATTGCCGCCATATCCCTGCTGGTGGGCGGCATTGGTATTATGAATATTATGATGGTTTCAGTTACCGAACGGACCCGTGAAATTGGCATACGGAAAGCGCTTGGGGCGACGTATCGCGATATTATGCTGCAATTCCTCATTGAATCTATCGTCATTGGCGTGCTCGGCGGCCTGGGCGGTATTGTTCTGGGCATTGCAGCAGCCTATGCCATTGCCATTTTTGGCGGCTTGAATACCGTCATTTCGGCGCTGTCCATTGTGGTTTCCTTTGGATTTTCTATCGCGGTAGGGTTGTTCTTCGGTATTTATCCGGCCCGGAAGGCGGCTTTGCTTAACCCGATTGACGCTTTGCGGTTTGAGTAA